From Skermanella sp. TT6, a single genomic window includes:
- a CDS encoding Fur family transcriptional regulator: MPTRLEELCVQKGLKMTEQRRVISRVLSESTDHPDVEQVYRRAVEIDPKISIATVYRTVRLFEEANVIERLDFGDGRSRFEENREEHHHHLIDLQSGEVIEFVNEEIERLKERIARDLGYELIGHRLELYGVPANRTSKPGGDK, from the coding sequence ATGCCCACGCGCCTGGAAGAACTGTGCGTCCAGAAAGGTCTGAAGATGACGGAGCAGCGCCGGGTGATCTCCCGGGTGCTTTCCGAATCGACCGACCATCCCGATGTCGAGCAGGTGTACCGCCGTGCCGTCGAGATCGATCCCAAGATCAGCATCGCCACCGTCTATCGGACCGTGCGCCTGTTCGAAGAGGCGAACGTCATCGAGCGGCTGGATTTCGGCGACGGCCGGTCACGGTTCGAGGAGAACCGGGAGGAACATCACCACCACCTGATCGATCTCCAGTCCGGCGAGGTGATCGAGTTCGTCAACGAGGAGATCGAGCGGCTGAAGGAGCGGATCGCCCGCGATCTCGGGTACGAGCTGATCGGCCACCGGCTGGAGCTCTACGGTGTCCCGGCGAACCGGACCTCCAAGCCCGGCGGCGACAAGTAA